The following proteins come from a genomic window of Edaphobacter sp. 4G125:
- a CDS encoding glycosyltransferase: MPTIGLSMIVKNGGSDLRYCLSSVRSIVDQIVIADTGSTDDSIAIAKEFGATVIPCVWNDHYAEARNVALAPVTTDWVLVLDADEELSPEAAAALPDLVASTPENIGGYQLTIRNYANAVFASVTGSLGHRNTDSFERAKNALTHSEHILCRLFRRDPSIYFTGRVHEAVEMQIHRAGLRTVVSNLLILHYGTLAEHCNYDKKQHRYYKLLRTAVEETPNLPHLWVQLAITERNTYNNLDAALECTRRAVALDPGALDAWSLLGEYLGEKKEHQQAIEAFHHLPDVGDWGITKAWRIGDHLHDLKRFKEARAMYIQAVDRARKSRQPLPQEFLTTIESRIGYTEVRIGMRTVGFRKLIHARDSTPMVLSNHERLMKAYVSVQDDRSAAEVAEATLKYWTSEQLYGRAIALLRRINEDARADRLAEAGLQQFPDSNYLRNMAFV; this comes from the coding sequence GTGCCTACGATTGGTCTTTCCATGATTGTGAAGAATGGCGGTAGCGATCTGCGCTATTGCCTGAGCAGCGTCCGTTCCATCGTCGACCAGATTGTGATTGCGGATACCGGATCGACGGATGACTCCATCGCGATTGCGAAGGAGTTTGGGGCCACGGTGATTCCCTGCGTATGGAACGATCACTATGCAGAGGCACGAAATGTTGCGCTCGCTCCGGTGACGACGGACTGGGTGCTGGTCCTCGATGCCGATGAGGAGCTATCGCCCGAGGCCGCAGCCGCGCTTCCCGATCTGGTTGCAAGTACACCGGAAAACATCGGAGGATATCAGCTGACCATCCGGAACTATGCGAATGCGGTCTTCGCCAGCGTCACCGGATCTCTCGGCCACAGGAATACCGATTCGTTCGAACGGGCAAAGAACGCTCTGACGCACTCGGAACATATTCTCTGCCGCCTGTTTCGCCGCGATCCGTCGATCTATTTTACCGGCAGGGTGCATGAGGCCGTGGAGATGCAGATCCACCGCGCTGGACTCCGCACTGTTGTCTCCAATCTTCTGATTCTGCATTACGGAACACTGGCCGAGCACTGCAACTACGACAAAAAACAGCATCGCTATTACAAGCTGCTGCGCACTGCCGTGGAAGAGACTCCGAATCTCCCTCACCTTTGGGTACAGTTGGCGATCACGGAACGAAACACCTATAACAACCTCGATGCTGCGTTGGAATGCACTCGCCGCGCGGTTGCACTGGACCCTGGGGCCTTGGATGCATGGTCGTTGCTGGGGGAGTATCTGGGAGAGAAGAAGGAGCATCAGCAGGCGATCGAGGCGTTCCATCATTTGCCGGACGTTGGCGACTGGGGGATCACAAAGGCATGGAGGATCGGTGACCATCTCCACGACCTCAAACGATTCAAAGAAGCGAGAGCGATGTACATCCAGGCGGTGGATCGAGCCAGGAAGAGCCGCCAGCCTTTGCCCCAGGAGTTTCTTACAACGATCGAAAGCCGAATCGGTTACACCGAGGTACGGATCGGGATGCGTACGGTCGGCTTCCGCAAACTGATCCACGCAAGGGACAGCACGCCGATGGTGCTGTCGAACCATGAGCGGCTGATGAAGGCGTATGTCTCCGTGCAGGATGACCGGAGCGCAGCCGAGGTAGCCGAGGCAACGCTCAAATACTGGACGAGCGAACAACTCTACGGTCGCGCCATCGCCCTTCTACGGCGAATTAACGAAGATGCAAGAGCCGACCGTCTGGCCGAAGCTGGCCTGCAACAATTTCCAGATTCGAACTATTTACGCAATATGGCATTCGTGTAG